Proteins from one Panicum virgatum strain AP13 chromosome 7K, P.virgatum_v5, whole genome shotgun sequence genomic window:
- the LOC120640040 gene encoding two-component response regulator ORR29-like — protein sequence MGTQRIGRPSDKLSVIVVDENLCHANTARRVLVKLDFQVMVYTSPVEALRFLKDHIKDIDFALAAVNMKEMHGFQFLDISRKSHKNLQVIMMSVDLTWPTMKRSVELGARFLVKKPLDANTINNIWQHLDLKFYWWEKIEYLFQGWSIEAKTDDVFESENKLREGKKKVAHLMWTPFLQKKFLYALELLGEAATPGKIQLIMNVNSIGRKQISAHLQKHRKKAEKELRNTDAKKCSNDPEIHPTNISDEEMSWDETAGNTQETQGKTVYEAMRRALQLGTVFDESQLPNDPFGRQASKGEVDMTGDGYGRGDWTCAFGDNSVVSETQNADDAKEVMGSNCDSDKQVPNGDAQAQVVKLVTYSDSEDGEAF from the exons ATGGGTACTCAAAGAATAGGACGACCTAGTGATAAGCTTAGTGTCATAGTTGTGGATGAAAATCTATGCCATGCCAACACTGCAAGACGCGTGCTTGTTAAACTTGACTTTCAAG TGATGGTTTATACAAGTCCCGTTGAAGCACTCAGGTTTCTTAAGGACCACATAAAAGATATTGATTTTGCATTGGCGGCGGTGAACATGAAAGAGATGCATGGTTTTCAGTTCCTCGACATTTCCAGGAAGTCCCATAAAAACCTTCAAGTGATCA TGATGTCAGTTGATTTGACGTGGCCAACAATGAAGAGAAGTGTCGAGCTTGGTGCACGTTTTTTGGTCAAGAAGCCTCTCGATGCAAATACGATAAATAACATATGGCAACATCTTGACCTAAAATTCTATTGGTGGGAGAAGATTGAATACTTATTCCAAGGTTGGA GTATTGAAGCAAAAACCGATGATGTATTTGAGAGTGAAAACAAACTTAGAGAAGGTAAAAAGAAGGTAGCTCATCTCATGTGGACCCCATTTCTGCAGAAGAAATTTTTATATGCTCTTGAACTACTTGGGGAAG CCGCGACTCCAGGGAAGATACAGCTGATCATGAATGTAAACTCCATTGGTCGCAAACAAATTTCAGCTCATCTTCAG AAACACCGAAAGAAGGCCGAGAAAGAATTACGTAACACAGATGCAAAGAAGTGTAGCAATGACCCTGAGATCCATCCAACAAATATATCT GATGAAGAAATGTCCTGGGATGAGACAGCAGGAAACACCCAAGAAACACAAGGCAAGACAGTGTATGAAGCAATGCGAAGAGCCTTGCAGCTTGGGACTGTTTTCGATGAATCGCAGCTACCCAATGATCCTTTTGGCAGACAAGCAAGCAAAGGTGAAGTAGATATGACGGGAGATGGCTATGGTCGAGGTGATTGGACATGTGCATTTGGTGATAACAGTGTAGTATCTGAAACACAAAATGCTGATGACGCAAAAGAGGTCATGGGTAGTAATTGTGATTCAGACAAGCAGGTTCCTAATGGTGATGCGCAGGCACAAGTTGTGAAGCTTGTGACCTATTCAGACTCTGAAGATGGTGAAGCGTTTTAA
- the LOC120640608 gene encoding wiskott-Aldrich syndrome protein homolog codes for MDEMSRRGEGLPPDGGPAKCGDGGPVKGRGGGTEKGRSGGLVKGRDAGTTTGGGGDTCPSETSAAPAVPAPPAAAASLAAHPPPTSGPWWPGYGAPPVSASPPVSAAPPMAPSPPPSGARWPGYGGSSGQNASPHGNQYTNPCIHTGTCLTSSHLPRQELKRLLKICFLSEFHLKEKKKHGK; via the exons ATGGATGAGATGTCCCGCCGGGGGGAAGGTCTCCCGCCCGACGGTGGCCCGGCAAaatgcggcgacggcggccccgtgaagggccgcggtggcggcaccGAGAAGGGCCGTAGTGGCGGCTTGGTGAAGGGCCGCGACGCCGGCacgacgacgggcggcggcggcgacacttGTCCTTCGGAGACCTCAGCTGCTCCGGCGGTTCCAGCTcctccggcggctgcggcttctTTGGCGGCGCATCCCCCACCGACATCCGGTCCATGGTGGCCCGGATATGGAGCTCCTCCAGTGTCTGCATCTCCCCCGGTGTCTGCAGCTCCTCCGATGGCACCTTCCCCACCTCCATCAGGTGCACGGTGGCCTGGATATGGAGGTAGCAGTGGCCAAAATGCTTCCCCACATGGAAACCAGTACACAAATCCATG CATTCACACAGGCACATGCCTCACATCCTCACACCTACCAAGGCAGGAACTCAAAAGACTCCTCAAGATCTGCTTCCTATCTGAATTCcatctcaaggagaaaaaaaaacatggaaaGTAA
- the LOC120640607 gene encoding U-box domain-containing protein 9-like yields the protein MAKPAPADEDAAALRRQLRRSLAAVAAGGAAADVYDEAAAALEALREAELGSGGRKGGGEGRRPAAEGGEEKEAVPVPPQFLCPISSRIMTDPVIVASGQTYDRRSIEEWFSAGKQLCPQTQQALLETTLIPNHLVRSMILQWCTENKFNPPTVENQEENNVTNSDQKTFDEIFKKITSSAKSTEMRQAIKDLRLITKQNSDFRAVLGERPDSISRMIFARSTPGLQNDLQVLEDMVTIILNFSLHDSNKKVIGHDPEAIPFLIWALKSGDMGSRGNSAAAIFTLSALDSNKEKIGELGAMGPLVDLLENGNIIAKKDAASAIFNLCLLHENKSRATKNGIVDVAMRAIDDQLLVDGSLAILALLSSNHEVVEMITEFDGTACMLRAIRESECSRSKENAVVVLFAICMFNRTKLKEVEADEKVNGSLALLAQSGTSRARRKAVGILEKMKRNMHNRHSSC from the exons ATGGCGAAGCCGGCGCCCGCGgacgaggacgcggcggcgctgcggaggCAGCTGCGGCGGTCCCTGGCGGCCGTGGCCGCGGGCGGGGCCGCAGCGGACGTGTACGacgaggccgccgcggcgctcgaGGCGCTGAGGGAGGCGGAGCTCGGGTCCGGCGGGAGgaagggcggcggggaggggaggcggcccGCTGCGGAGGggggagaggagaaggaggccgTCCCTGTGCCGCCGCAGTTCCTGTGCCCGATCTCGTCCAGGATCATGACGGACCCCGTCATCGTCGCGTCTGGGCAG ACCTATGACCGTCGATCCATTGAGGAGTGGTTCAGTGCAGGAAAACAATTGTGCCCACAGACTCAGCAAGCTCTTCTGGAGACAACTCTAATTCCTAATCACCTTGTTCGAAGCATGATATTACAGTGGTGTACAGAGAATAAATTTAATCCGCCAACAGTTGAGAACCAAGAGGAAAACAATGTTACCAACAGTGACCAAAAAACATTTGATGAAATATTCAAAAAAATCACTTCCTCAGCAAAAAGTACTGAAATGAGGCAAGCAATCAAGGATCTTCGACTGATTACAAAGCAGAACAGCGATTTCAGAGCTGTTTTAGGAGAGAGACCGGATTCCATCTCACGAATGATCTTTGCTCGATCCACCCCAGGATTGCAAAACGATCTACAAGTTCTGGAGGACATGGTGACTATAATTCTCAACTTTTCACTTCATGACAGTAACAAGAAGGTTATTGGACATGATCCAGAAGCAATCCCTTTCCTTATATGGGCATTAAAATCGGGAGATATGGGGAGCCGTGGCAACTCTGCAGCTGCCATTTTCACTCTGTCAGCACTCGACTCCAACAAGGAGAAAATTGGGGAGCTTGGGGCCATGGGGCCTTTGGTTGATCTTCTCGAGAATGGCAATATCATAGCAAAGAAAGACGCAGCATCAGCAATTTTCAATCTTTGTCTGCTCCACGAGAACAAGTCAAGAGCTACAAAAAATGGGATTGTGGATGTGGCAATGAGAGCCATCGACGATCAGTTACTTGTCGATGGGTCCCTGGCTATACTGGCTTTGCTATCGAGCAACCATGAGGTGGTGGAGATGATCACCGAGTTTGACGGCACTGCTTGCATGCTCCGTGCAATAAGGGAGAGTGAGTGCAGCCGCAGCAAAGAGAACGCGGTGGTGGTTCTCTTCGCGATCTGCATGTTCAACCGGACGAAGCTGAAGGAGGTCGAGGCTGATGAGAAGGTAAACGGCTCACTGGCTTTGCTCGCTCAGAGTGGAACCTCAAGGGCGAGGAGGAAGGCTGTGGGGATCcttgagaagatgaagaggaacaTGCACAACAGGCATAGTTCCTGCTAG
- the LOC120640038 gene encoding uncharacterized protein LOC120640038 produces the protein MADNMTDGGAADIYVEEVYGMQCVEQSPEKKDKDWRSFMQFYRSPPKISQDYNEAECYMSGRSEYEQSYVDGSADDEVDDADGNAHEDSSDNDTSDEEYKQPPEDDSSADDEEGQQFKKFAKEIKRNIKAKKLGVHGSQLGEIRLEDVVAEVPNLDDPGSPCYDSSDAYSYEEDSDGETQRWKSIENRYDSKAAVPIFTLGMAFRSSRQFKKAVVKYGIATHKHIKFVKDEKKKVRAMCTWKGCKWLIYGSITSRSEWFKVVTFVDEHTCPPRRDNKLVTSNVIAKHYYSEIKDNPTWKVGLIKKAVLKDLLADVSIAKCKRAKSLVLKAALDSMKGEYTRVYDYQAELLRSNPGSTVVVCLDPEIEDRHVFERFYICFDALKKGFKAGCRRVIGLDGCWFKGANNGQLLCAIGRDGNNQMYPVAWAAVATETYESWYWFLGLLQKDLDICNGGEDWVVISDQQKGLLKAVSELVPNAEHRMCARHIYANWRKIHTDKELQKKWWGCAKAPNRILFNYNRARLAQDTPQGAQDMMKTSPEHWSRAFFRLGSNCDSVDNNLCESFNNCIMDARFFPVISMNEAIRKKLMVRIQENRARAEKWTGTICPNIFKKLKVNIIRSGKCDVLWNGDDGFEVQMKESHRFIVSLEQRTCSCRYWQLSGLPCCHAISCIYKASKVLDEFIAPCFSVSEYNKTYAHVLQPVEGPANWPISDMPRPEPPGFVKMPGRPKTERRREPGEAPKGTKLSRVGTKMTCRLCGKSTHNARRCPKNPEAGKKKNAHIKRDAKKTKKDGQPSTSANRQSTSRGKKRKLSEDLAQGPAQVPVHAPAQGTWGSQTSSITQPASQGGTSLRRSRIAHLLFGDNI, from the exons ATGGCTGATAACATGACTGATGGAGGTGCTGCAGACATATATGTCGAGGAAGTCTATGGTATGCAGTGTGTTGAGCAGAGTCCTGAGAAAAAGGATAAGGATTGGAGGAGTTTTATGCAGTTCTATAGATCCCCACCTAAGATTTCACAAGACTACAATGAGGCTGAATGCTATATGAGTGGTAGAAGCGAATATGAGCAGAGCTATGTTGATGGTTCTGCTGATGATGAGGTAGATGATGCTGATGGCAATGCTCATGAAGACAGCAGTGACAATGACACATCAGATGAAGAGTACAAGCAGCCACCAGAAGATGACAGTTCTGCTGATGATGAAGAAGGCCAACAGTTCAAGAAATTTGCAAAAGAGATTAAGCGCAATATAAAGGCTAAGAAGCTTGGAGTCCATGGGAGCCAGCTTGGAGAAATCAGGCTTGAAGATGTTGTGGCCGAAGTGCCAAACTTAGATGATCCTGGTAGCCCATGCTACGACTCTAGTGATGCCTATTCCTATGAAGAAGACAGTGATGGAGAGACACAAAGGTGGAAGAGCATAGAGAACCGATATGACAGTAAGGCTGCAGTTCCTATCTTCACACTTGGAATGGCCTTTAGGAGCAGTAGGCAATTCAAGAAGGCAGTGGTGAAATATGGCATAGCAACTCACAAGCACATCAAGTTTGTAAAGGATGAGAAGAAAAAGGTGAGGGCTATGTGTACTTGGAAAGGTTGCAAGTGGCTGATATATGGTTCCATCACCAGCAGGTCTGAGTGGTTCAAAGTTGTTACCTTTGTTGATGAACATACTTGCCCACCAAGGAGAGACAACAAGTTGGTCACATCAAACGTGATTGCAAAACATTATTACAGTGAAATCAAAGATAATCCCACCTGGAAGGTTGGCCTTATCAAGAAAGCAGTGCTTAAAGACCTGCTTGCAGATGTGTCCATTGCCAAGTGCAAGAGAGCAAAATCATTAGTTCTAAAGGCTGCTCTAGATTCCATGAAGGGTGAGTACACTAGGGTTTATGACTATCAGGCCGAGCTTCTTAGGAGCAATCCTGGCTCAACAGTTGTGGTCTGTTTAGACCCTGAAATTGAGGACAGGCATGTCTTTGAAAGGTTCTATATTTGCTTTGATGCTCTGAAAAAAGGATTCAAAGCTGGATGTAGAAGGGTAATAGGATTGGATGGGTGTTGGTTCAAAGGTGCCAACAATGGGCAGTTGCTCTGTGCAATAGGTAGAGATGGTAATAATCAAATGTACCCTGTTGCTTGGGCTGCTGTGGCAACTGAAACATATGAATCCTGGTACTGGTTTCTAGGGCTGCTACAGAAAGATCTCGACATCTGCAATGGAGGGGAAGATTGGGTGGTAATATCTGACCAACAAAAG GGCTTGCTAAAGGCAGTGAGTGAACTGGTTCCTAATGCTGAACACAGGATGTGTGCAAGGCATATATATGCAAATTGGAGGAAGATACATACAGATAAGGAGTTGCAAAAGAAATGGTGGGGTTGTGCTAAGGCACCTAATAGAATACTTTTCAATTACAATAGGGCCCGCCTAGCTCAAGATACACCACAAGGAGCTCAGGATATGATGAAGACTAGCCCTGAGCACTGGAGCAGAGCATTCTTCAGGTTGGGATCCAATTGTGACTCCGTGGACAATAATCTGTGTGAGAGCTTCAACAACTGCATCATGGATGCAAGATTCTTTCCTGTTATTTCCATGAATGAAGCAATTAGGAAGAAGTTAATGGTGAGGATTCAAGAGAACAGAGCAAGGGCAGAGAAGTGGACAGGGACAATTTGCCCTAACATTTTCAAGAAGCTGAAGGTCAACATCATAAGGTCAGGCAAATGTGATGTGCTGTGGAATGGAGATGATGGCTTTGAGGTGCAGATGAAAGAGAGTCATAGGTTCATTGTCAGCTTGGAGCAAAGGACTTGCTCATGTAGGTACTGGCAGCTTTCAGGACTGCCCTGCTGCCATGCCATCAGCTGCATCTACAAAGCTTCCAAAGTGCTGGATGAATTTATAGCTCCATGTTTTTCTGTGTCAGAGTACAATAAAACCTATGCTCATGTCCTCCAGCCAGTTGAGGGCCCAGCCAATTGGCCAATTTCTGATATGCCAAGGCCAGAACCTCCAGGTTTTGTCAAGATGCCAGGTAGGCCCAAAACTGAGAGAAGGAGGGAGCCTGGTGAGGCACCAAAGGGGACAAAGCTTAGCAGGGTTGGCACAAAGATGACTTGCAGGCTGTGTGGAAAATCAACTCACAATGCAAGAAGGTGTCCAAAGAACCCAGAAGCAGGCAAAAAAAAGAATGCACATATAAAGAGGGATGCAAAGAAGACGAAGAAAGATGGGCAGCCATCAACTTCGGCAAATCGACAATCTACATCCAGGGGTAAAAAGAGGAAACTTAGTGAG GACCTGGCTCAAGGCCCTGCTCAAGTTCCTGTCCATGCTCCCGCACAAGGTACCTGGGGCAGCCAGACAAGTTCCATTACCCAGCCAGCAAGCCAAGGAGGGACATCTCTAAGGCGTTCAAGAATTGCCCATCTGTTGTTTGGGGACAACATCTAG
- the LOC120640039 gene encoding two-component response regulator ORR29-like: protein MDERPKLCPANGLSVIVVDEDKQHANSTRSMLCTLNYHATAYTSPIEALEFLEGHAQEVDLALVAVNMEELHGFQFLDIVRDAHKNVQVIMMSNETTMDTMKRCIKLGARFLVNKPIDAHTINNFWQHLDLKDYSRMDYIKNLLQGNGEAHDLSYQKENTKMKKGYICWNEYLHRMFLGALEILGEGAASPRNIEILMNVEGLNCKHIASHLQDEDMPHAQTGSFFDNNAHAAMRRSIQFGTMYDESEYFYYSSGDEATEDGVDMMEDGASASSFTAQVSTAETFSIDGTKDILNNNNSSEKQARHGEKVGKAMMLVDYSDSADAEI, encoded by the exons ATGGATGAAAGACCAAAGTTATGCCCTGCTAATGGGCTGAGTGtcattgttgttgatgaagataAGCAGCATGCGAACTCTACAAGGTCTATGCTTTGTACACTTAACTATCATG CAACAGCATATACAAGTCCCATAGAAGCACTTGAGTTTCTTGAGGGTCATGCACAAGAGGTTGATTTGGCTTTGGTAGCAGTGAACATGGAAGAGTTGCATGGTTTTCAGTTCCTTGACATAGTTAGGGACGCCCACAAAAATGTTCAAGTGATTA TGATGTCAAATGAGACCACAATGGATACAATGAAGAGATGCATTAAGCTTGGCGCACGTTTTCTGGTGAACAAGCCTATTGATGCCCACACCATAAATAACTTCTGGCAACATCTTGACTTAAAAGATTATTCAAGGATGGATTATATCAAGAACTTATTACAAG GTAATGGAGAAGCACATGATTTAAGTTATCAGAAGGAGAATACTAAAATGAAGAAAGGTTACATCTGTTGGAATGAATATCTGCACAGGATGTTCCTAGGTGCTCTTGAAATACTTGGAGAAG GTGCTGCTTCTCCTAGAAACATAGAGATTCTCATGAATGTGGAAGGTCTTAATTGCAAACATATTGCTTCTCATCTGCAG GATGAAGACATGCCCCATGCTCAGACTGGGAGCTTCTTTGACAACAATGCTCATGCTGCAATGCGAAGATCCATTCAATTTGGTACTATGTATGATGAGTCCGAATATTTCTATTATTCTTCTGGTGACGAAGCAACTGAAGATGGAGTAGATATGATGGAAGATGGCGCAAGTGCTTCTAGTTTTACTGCACAAGTTAGCACTGCTGAAACTTTCTCTATAGATGGCACTAAGGACATCTTGAACAATAATAATAGTTCCGAGAAGCAAGCTCGCCATGGTGAAAAGGTGGGCAAAGCTATGATGCTTGTGGACTATTCAGACTCTGCGGACGCTGAGATATAG